The following are encoded together in the Methanobacterium petrolearium genome:
- a CDS encoding cobaltochelatase subunit CobN, with the protein MITVNNLSTDPEISSKVNVTAYPGRSVDNLTYDSYDLSNHDVIVLEALIASVVDTVTPTVLEARNNGAYVIAIGNSTAAYNLHNVDLQDPQYSNISEYFQYPSSANFKQLLLLLGVKFCNCTADVQPPVSRPLYGIYHPDATEIYSNLTDYLNWYSTTSQYNPSNPTVGIVTGSKYTDMSRDSPLIDALIRSFESKNVNVVAATYTSTNPNIGFFMKDGVSFVDALVVIARGATLNSKNQSAGIEDLKKLNVPVINGIRLFTSTVTAWEESPYGVPTNELCYVTYAETDGIIEPIVISGKEINPETGLQYNKPIDYQIAWLTERTISWMNLHRMDNWEKKIVITYYSEGGGKANVGADIDYYLDTPASLAKLLAALKERGYNVGTDPLPDTTELANLMTQVGSNIGTWAPGELENRVQSGNVILIPETLYLQWFSELAADKQAEMIEQWGLAPGELMVYENETGKYIVIPKIQYGNILLVPEPVWGWLQDNSTLYNTGTLPPTHDCLAFYFWMNRVYGADAIFSIFSIVELMPGKQVGLSAHDWGAILLQDMPIIHVLPMDATGQFDRRRANMLIVDFLTPIIVPSGLYGELADLDQDINLYNSATDSALKSGYKDDIIEKCENLGLDQDLNVNLDSIANDTSLFESFLGSLKSYLQQLKTTYMPYGSHTLGETPNATNPLNGTALVAMIEAMLGDDFKGEVALINPTEGLTTQLLSEVLINNLTPEAAQNLVLGTVSSDVTTYLNLALDYASRIADCSCEITGILDALEGKYIPPGPNGDPVRNPDALPTGRDLHTFDSRIIPTKQAQDDAKVLVDQLLADQLQKNGSYPQKVAFVLWSVETSRHQGIMESEIFYLLGVKPVRDSRGRVKDVELIDSAELGRPRIDVVITVSGLYRDMYSNVVQLLDKAIRLAAQANDTEYSNYVKEHSEAIYQSLLSEGYSEDEAQSLSMSRIFCEPPGAYSPGIQEVIPASETWNSTDEVADFYLERMSYVYGNDMWGEHSSSLFQKVLNGVEVCEFSRSSNVYGVLDHPMVAAYFGGMGMAIERVSGTYPEMYINNLRESGDYKVQTLSQFFYQDLRTRYLNPKWITGMMEHGQDGTRYMDTFVEDVWMWQTTTPGLVTEDTWDSIYETYILDKNNLGLKDYFNTHNPYAKQSILARMVETIRKGSWNPSSQVKTALINEFIESVNEYGVTCCHHTCGNLVLNQMMVTGSTLSAEQLQQYAAAFASVTGQSLKLGTPGSTPQSSASQATGGVSSSVGASSSIEAATESGSTTSSASEPVSDSAGSEGSSKSYEVSEANQQSSGQSSMPVVAIVGVIILVGLVGVGYFRSSILRFFKK; encoded by the coding sequence GTGATTACAGTAAACAATTTATCAACAGATCCAGAGATTTCCAGTAAAGTTAATGTAACAGCTTATCCGGGTCGTTCAGTTGATAATTTAACCTATGATAGTTATGATTTGAGCAATCATGATGTAATAGTCTTAGAAGCTCTTATAGCGTCAGTTGTGGATACTGTGACACCCACAGTACTGGAAGCCAGAAACAATGGAGCTTATGTTATTGCCATTGGAAATTCTACTGCAGCTTATAATCTACATAATGTGGACCTTCAAGACCCGCAGTATTCAAATATATCCGAATATTTCCAGTATCCTTCGTCAGCAAACTTCAAACAGCTTTTACTGCTTTTAGGAGTTAAATTCTGTAATTGTACTGCTGATGTACAACCCCCAGTGTCAAGACCCCTTTATGGGATATACCATCCGGATGCAACAGAGATTTACAGTAATTTAACAGATTACCTTAATTGGTACAGTACAACTAGTCAGTATAATCCTTCTAATCCAACAGTAGGGATTGTAACAGGTTCTAAATACACAGATATGTCAAGAGATTCTCCTTTAATCGATGCACTGATCCGATCATTCGAATCAAAAAATGTCAATGTTGTTGCAGCTACCTATACCTCGACTAATCCTAATATAGGATTTTTCATGAAAGATGGAGTGTCATTTGTGGATGCCCTGGTAGTCATAGCAAGGGGAGCTACATTAAACTCCAAAAACCAGTCTGCAGGTATAGAAGATCTGAAAAAATTAAACGTACCAGTGATTAACGGGATCAGATTATTCACATCCACTGTCACTGCTTGGGAAGAAAGTCCCTACGGGGTTCCTACAAATGAACTGTGTTATGTAACCTATGCAGAAACAGATGGTATAATTGAACCTATTGTCATCAGTGGAAAGGAAATCAACCCTGAAACTGGACTACAATACAATAAACCAATTGATTATCAGATTGCATGGTTGACTGAAAGAACCATTTCCTGGATGAATCTCCACAGAATGGATAACTGGGAAAAGAAAATAGTAATCACATATTACAGTGAAGGCGGAGGAAAGGCTAATGTTGGTGCAGATATTGACTACTATTTGGACACACCAGCCAGTCTTGCCAAACTCCTGGCAGCACTCAAAGAAAGAGGATACAACGTTGGAACTGATCCACTACCTGATACAACTGAACTTGCTAACTTAATGACACAAGTAGGAAGTAACATCGGGACCTGGGCTCCAGGAGAACTGGAAAACCGGGTTCAAAGTGGTAATGTAATACTCATACCCGAAACTTTATACTTGCAATGGTTCAGTGAGTTAGCTGCTGATAAACAGGCAGAGATGATAGAACAGTGGGGACTTGCACCGGGAGAACTCATGGTTTATGAGAATGAAACTGGAAAGTACATTGTCATCCCTAAGATCCAGTACGGTAACATTTTATTGGTACCAGAACCAGTATGGGGATGGCTCCAAGATAATTCTACCCTTTATAACACTGGAACTCTCCCACCCACTCATGACTGCCTGGCATTCTACTTCTGGATGAATAGAGTATACGGTGCAGATGCCATATTCTCCATATTCAGTATAGTAGAGCTGATGCCCGGTAAACAGGTTGGTTTATCTGCACATGATTGGGGTGCCATCCTACTCCAGGATATGCCCATAATCCACGTACTGCCTATGGACGCCACAGGACAATTTGACAGACGACGAGCTAACATGCTTATTGTCGACTTTTTAACCCCTATAATCGTTCCATCTGGTTTGTACGGAGAGTTAGCAGATTTGGATCAGGACATAAATCTTTACAACTCAGCAACTGATTCAGCATTAAAAAGTGGATATAAAGATGATATCATAGAGAAATGCGAAAATTTAGGTCTTGATCAAGATTTAAACGTAAATCTAGATAGCATTGCCAATGACACTTCTTTATTTGAATCATTTTTAGGTTCGCTGAAAAGTTACCTGCAGCAGTTAAAAACAACTTACATGCCCTATGGTTCCCACACACTCGGTGAAACACCCAATGCTACCAATCCTTTAAACGGCACAGCTTTAGTGGCCATGATCGAGGCCATGTTAGGTGATGACTTTAAAGGTGAAGTGGCCCTGATAAATCCAACAGAAGGACTCACCACACAACTTTTGAGTGAAGTTCTCATCAACAATCTTACTCCGGAAGCTGCTCAGAACTTGGTTCTGGGAACAGTGTCCAGTGATGTTACTACCTACTTGAACCTGGCATTGGACTATGCCAGCAGGATAGCAGACTGTAGCTGTGAGATAACCGGAATTTTGGATGCTCTGGAAGGTAAATACATCCCACCAGGCCCCAACGGAGATCCGGTAAGAAATCCAGATGCTTTACCCACAGGAAGAGATCTTCATACTTTTGATTCAAGGATAATACCCACTAAACAGGCACAAGATGATGCTAAAGTTTTGGTAGATCAGTTACTGGCTGATCAACTCCAAAAAAATGGAAGTTACCCTCAGAAGGTGGCATTCGTGCTCTGGTCTGTTGAGACATCTCGACATCAGGGTATAATGGAGTCTGAAATATTCTATCTGCTGGGAGTAAAACCAGTAAGGGATTCAAGAGGTAGAGTTAAGGATGTTGAACTCATAGATTCTGCTGAACTAGGAAGACCTCGAATTGACGTGGTGATCACAGTCTCTGGATTATACCGTGATATGTATTCTAATGTGGTACAACTATTAGACAAAGCAATTCGCTTAGCTGCTCAGGCCAATGATACAGAATACTCTAACTATGTCAAAGAACACTCCGAAGCAATATACCAGTCACTTCTCAGTGAAGGTTACAGTGAAGATGAAGCCCAAAGTCTTTCAATGTCCAGGATATTCTGTGAACCACCCGGTGCATACTCACCCGGAATTCAGGAAGTGATACCTGCCAGTGAAACATGGAATAGTACTGATGAGGTGGCAGATTTTTACCTGGAAAGAATGAGTTATGTATATGGAAATGACATGTGGGGTGAACATTCAAGCAGCTTGTTCCAAAAAGTCCTTAATGGAGTGGAAGTATGCGAATTTAGCCGTTCTTCGAATGTGTATGGTGTTTTGGACCATCCAATGGTTGCTGCATATTTCGGAGGAATGGGTATGGCCATTGAAAGAGTTTCTGGAACTTATCCTGAGATGTACATCAACAACTTAAGAGAATCCGGTGACTATAAAGTCCAGACTTTGAGTCAGTTCTTCTATCAAGACCTTCGTACCAGGTATCTGAATCCTAAATGGATCACTGGTATGATGGAACATGGTCAGGATGGAACCCGATATATGGATACGTTCGTTGAAGATGTATGGATGTGGCAGACCACAACACCAGGTCTGGTCACTGAAGACACATGGGACAGTATTTATGAGACTTATATTCTGGATAAGAATAATCTTGGTCTAAAAGACTACTTCAACACCCACAACCCCTATGCCAAACAATCCATCCTTGCAAGGATGGTGGAAACCATAAGAAAAGGTTCATGGAACCCTTCATCACAAGTGAAAACTGCTCTCATCAATGAATTCATTGAGAGTGTGAATGAATATGGTGTAACTTGCTGCCATCACACTTGTGGAAATTTGGTATTGAACCAGATGATGGTTACAGGTTCAACTTTGAGCGCAGAACAGCTTCAGCAGTATGCTGCAGCTTTTGCAAGTGTAACTGGTCAGAGTTTGAAACTGGGAACACCTGGATCCACACCCCAATCTAGTGCCTCACAGGCAACTGGAGGGGTCTCATCTTCAGTTGGTGCTTCATCAAGTATTGAAGCTGCTACTGAGAGTGGATCTACTACTTCATCTGCATCAGAACCAGTATCAGATTCAGCTGGTTCTGAAGGGTCTTCCAAGTCCTATGAAGTATCAGAAGCAAATCAACAGTCTTCAGGTCAGTCCAGCATGCCTGTAGTAGCCATTGTTGGAGTGATAATATTAGTAGGTCTGGTAGGTGTTGGATACTTCCGAAGCAGTATCCTGAGATTCTTCAAAAAATAA
- a CDS encoding DUF2162 domain-containing protein: MMELLWKLGILSVVMVFGIKIGLAMGFAGLSKKVAAAIILGYGGGILLLTFIASPFVEQLQGFVYGYSSILGIAMGAIILYAGFHTLKEWKINQNNSISKTCMAMIAPCPCCFGAAVAAIIIAAPYVGASAFAIGEYAAVFLIVVMGICYLTSGLIGRALNKPYPVLLGNFMMFAGFYFLISAIVIPNISTVLSEEMSPIDIPDIWTFVYAIITVIVLAVAGYYISRNRSPFLKQSSKTSEK, encoded by the coding sequence ATGATGGAACTACTATGGAAACTGGGAATACTCTCAGTAGTAATGGTTTTCGGTATAAAAATTGGACTGGCAATGGGATTCGCAGGTCTTTCAAAGAAAGTGGCGGCAGCAATAATTTTAGGTTATGGAGGCGGCATCCTGCTACTTACATTCATTGCAAGTCCTTTTGTTGAGCAACTCCAGGGATTTGTTTATGGTTACAGTTCTATTTTAGGAATTGCAATGGGTGCAATAATCTTATACGCAGGATTCCACACCCTTAAAGAATGGAAAATTAACCAAAATAATAGTATCTCGAAAACATGTATGGCTATGATTGCACCCTGTCCTTGCTGTTTTGGAGCAGCAGTTGCAGCGATCATTATCGCCGCGCCCTATGTAGGTGCTTCTGCCTTTGCTATTGGGGAATATGCTGCTGTTTTTCTCATAGTTGTCATGGGGATATGTTATCTAACATCAGGATTGATTGGACGCGCATTAAACAAGCCTTATCCCGTTTTGTTGGGCAATTTTATGATGTTTGCAGGATTTTACTTTTTAATATCAGCCATAGTAATCCCTAATATTAGCACGGTTTTAAGCGAGGAAATGAGTCCTATAGACATTCCAGATATTTGGACTTTTGTTTATGCAATTATAACTGTGATTGTACTAGCAGTGGCAGGTTATTACATATCCCGTAATAGAAGCCCCTTTTTGAAACAATCATCAAAGACCAGTGAAAAGTAG
- a CDS encoding MotA/TolQ/ExbB proton channel family protein produces the protein MVAVPGSEMLSSILHVISQSLLIPVIVGLLAFMIYAIISFGGLISEYTGRIRISTDTMEKIISDFAKKGTPDGIKEVMEASDLPSTYKNIVIKIASHPELGSKSREALARKLIEKEEGIAAKSLEKTDMVTRLGPTVGLMGTLIPMGPGLAALGSGDINTLANAIIIAFDTTVVGLAAGAIAYVISKVRRRWYEEYLSNLDALCEAALEVMDHGKAQAPYVG, from the coding sequence ATGGTAGCGGTTCCAGGCAGTGAAATGTTAAGTTCAATTTTGCATGTTATATCACAAAGCCTCCTTATACCAGTTATTGTGGGGCTTTTGGCCTTTATGATTTATGCCATTATAAGTTTCGGTGGCTTAATATCTGAATATACAGGTAGAATAAGGATAAGTACAGACACAATGGAAAAGATCATCAGTGATTTTGCTAAAAAAGGCACGCCTGATGGAATTAAAGAAGTAATGGAAGCCAGTGATCTTCCTTCTACTTACAAAAACATAGTCATTAAAATTGCATCACACCCTGAATTGGGTAGTAAATCACGGGAAGCCCTCGCCCGCAAACTCATTGAAAAGGAAGAAGGCATAGCAGCCAAAAGTCTAGAAAAAACGGATATGGTGACTCGATTAGGTCCCACAGTAGGTTTGATGGGTACATTAATTCCTATGGGTCCTGGTTTAGCAGCATTAGGTTCTGGAGACATTAATACCCTTGCCAATGCAATTATAATAGCTTTTGACACAACAGTTGTTGGTTTAGCTGCGGGAGCAATAGCTTATGTGATATCTAAAGTTAGAAGAAGGTGGTATGAAGAATATCTCTCTAATTTGGATGCCCTCTGCGAAGCTGCACTGGAGGTGATGGATCATGGTAAGGCGCAAGCGCCGTATGTTGGATGA
- a CDS encoding DUF2149 domain-containing protein, with translation MVRRKRRMLDDQGEDPTAGTSNLVDAMLVLSVGFLIFLVMSWNMQSVVFADMTQEEREQTMEAMKDVAEIQQGSELNETPQTESGSGQGYAKKGTVYQDPTTGKLIMVEG, from the coding sequence ATGGTAAGGCGCAAGCGCCGTATGTTGGATGATCAGGGTGAAGATCCCACAGCAGGAACTTCTAACTTGGTGGATGCCATGTTGGTACTGTCAGTTGGATTCCTGATATTTCTGGTCATGTCATGGAACATGCAAAGCGTAGTTTTTGCCGATATGACTCAGGAAGAACGTGAACAGACCATGGAAGCCATGAAAGATGTGGCTGAGATCCAGCAGGGCAGTGAACTCAATGAAACACCTCAAACAGAGTCAGGATCAGGACAAGGATATGCTAAGAAGGGAACAGTGTATCAGGACCCTACAACTGGAAAACTGATAATGGTGGAGGGTTGA
- a CDS encoding glutamine synthetase family protein, translated as MSAKDEIVEQVHDKDVEFIRLWFTDLNGILKSFAITNEELENALDRGMGFDGSSITGFQDIEESDMIAMPDPETFTLLPWRPQEKSVARMICDILRPNGQPYEGDPRYVLKRAIKKMTNMGFDHFYVGPELEYFYFKSHQKAIPLDNGGYFDLTPRDLASNLRRDTVLALKKIGIKVEYSHHEAAVSQHEIDMRYDDALKMADNMVTYRLTVKEIATMHGVYATFMPKPLNNEYGSGMHTHQSLFKKDKNVFFDCDDPYNLSEHARAYLGGILKYSKEITSILNPWINSYKRLIPGYEAPVYIAWSRSNRSALVRVPHYQPGREEATRIEVRCPDPSGNPYLQLAVMLMAGLSGIKEKCEVPDPMELNLYGLSEEERVMKGILTLPSTLQEAIKYSEESELMMETLGPHSFERFITLKKAECDEFNRQVTDYEIKKYYPLL; from the coding sequence ATGTCAGCTAAAGATGAGATAGTAGAACAGGTCCATGATAAAGATGTTGAATTCATCCGTTTATGGTTCACTGACCTTAACGGTATTTTGAAAAGCTTCGCAATTACCAATGAAGAACTTGAAAACGCATTAGACCGCGGGATGGGTTTTGATGGATCCAGTATCACTGGTTTTCAGGACATTGAAGAATCGGATATGATTGCAATGCCTGATCCAGAGACATTCACACTTTTACCCTGGAGACCTCAGGAAAAATCCGTGGCCAGAATGATTTGCGACATATTACGACCCAATGGCCAACCCTATGAAGGGGATCCCCGCTATGTTTTAAAAAGAGCCATTAAAAAAATGACCAACATGGGTTTTGACCATTTTTATGTTGGGCCAGAACTTGAATATTTTTATTTCAAATCACACCAAAAAGCCATTCCACTGGATAATGGTGGCTATTTTGACCTAACACCACGAGATCTTGCTTCAAACCTGAGAAGAGATACCGTACTGGCTCTTAAGAAGATTGGGATAAAAGTGGAATATTCACATCATGAAGCCGCAGTTTCCCAGCATGAAATTGACATGCGCTACGATGATGCATTGAAGATGGCTGATAATATGGTCACATACCGACTGACTGTTAAGGAAATTGCCACCATGCACGGAGTTTACGCCACTTTCATGCCAAAACCCTTAAACAATGAGTACGGCTCTGGGATGCACACCCACCAATCCCTTTTTAAGAAAGATAAGAATGTTTTCTTTGACTGTGATGACCCTTACAATCTTTCTGAACATGCCCGTGCTTACCTGGGAGGAATTCTTAAATATTCAAAAGAAATAACATCCATTCTTAACCCCTGGATTAACTCTTATAAACGACTGATACCTGGATATGAAGCTCCGGTATATATTGCCTGGTCACGCAGTAACCGTTCAGCCCTGGTGAGAGTTCCCCATTATCAACCAGGCCGAGAAGAAGCCACTCGCATTGAAGTACGCTGCCCTGACCCTTCAGGCAACCCATACCTGCAGCTGGCAGTTATGCTAATGGCAGGATTGAGTGGAATCAAAGAAAAATGTGAAGTGCCAGATCCCATGGAACTGAACTTGTACGGTTTAAGTGAAGAAGAACGAGTTATGAAAGGAATTTTAACTTTACCCTCCACTTTACAGGAAGCTATCAAATATTCTGAAGAATCAGAATTAATGATGGAAACGTTGGGGCCACACTCATTTGAAAGGTTTATAACCCTTAAAAAAGCAGAATGTGATGAATTCAACCGACAAGTGACTGATTACGAGATTAAAAAGTATTATCCGTTGCTCTGA
- a CDS encoding HisA/HisF family protein, protein MIIPVLDIKDGLAVSGKSGNREEYQPLKTVFHSSSDPLKISKSLKKAGASKVYVADLDAIEGIGSNRDMVGEINRFLPVMLDCGASDLDSVSEALQVANNVIVATETLKNLADLDEIFFKVNREQVTISIDVLNNKILSKHLELDFKILKDCLEKLKPSMVIILDISNVGTESGINWQLMDYFNGLESSLILGGGITREDLPKLSMYGVDNVLVGTALHQGKIEPNF, encoded by the coding sequence ATGATAATACCAGTTTTAGACATAAAAGATGGATTAGCTGTTTCCGGGAAATCTGGAAATAGGGAAGAATACCAACCATTAAAAACTGTTTTCCATTCTTCTTCGGATCCTTTGAAAATTTCCAAATCCCTGAAAAAAGCAGGTGCATCGAAGGTATACGTCGCTGATCTGGATGCCATTGAAGGCATAGGATCAAACCGGGATATGGTTGGGGAAATTAATCGGTTCCTTCCGGTAATGCTGGACTGTGGAGCCAGTGATCTGGATTCAGTTTCTGAAGCTCTTCAAGTAGCCAATAATGTGATAGTGGCCACAGAAACCTTAAAAAATCTTGCAGATCTTGATGAAATCTTTTTTAAGGTTAACAGAGAGCAAGTTACCATAAGCATTGATGTTTTGAATAATAAAATCCTCAGTAAACACCTTGAACTTGATTTTAAAATACTGAAGGATTGTTTAGAAAAATTAAAACCATCAATGGTGATCATTTTAGATATTTCCAATGTGGGAACAGAATCTGGAATCAACTGGCAGTTAATGGATTATTTTAACGGACTGGAAAGTTCCCTTATTTTAGGAGGGGGCATCACCAGGGAGGACCTGCCAAAATTATCCATGTATGGTGTGGATAATGTGTTGGTTGGCACCGCACTTCATCAGGGGAAGATAGAACCTAATTTTTGA